The candidate division KSB1 bacterium sequence GCCCAGGGCAAGGATCAACCAGGACATATCAGCATGTTGCCTCCCTGCCGCGCCGCGGCACGCAGCAGCACTGAATCCTCCCTGCTCAAAAAAACCGCCGCCAGTCCGGAGCCTTTCGTCTCGAATGCCGGCCGCCGGGCCTTTCGTCTTCCCTTCATGCTCCCGCCCTCCTGGAAGCCGTGCCGGTCGATACAAGCTCCATGCGCAGCGAAGCTGCAGTTTTCACCAAGGCAGAGGCCGTGGAAACTGCGGGGTTTCCCCCGGCGCTGTCATGCGGTTGCCGGGCCGCTTTATCAACGGAGAGGATGAAGCGCAACCAATGGTTGCGTGAACTCCCGGATTCATGAGCGGCAAGCCCGCCTTACAGCATCGTTCCGCCCAGGATCAGAAGCGCCACCGAAAAGTAGATGATCAAGCCGGTGACATCCACCAGCGTGGCCACAAACGGCGCCGAGGATACGGCGGGATCAAAACCCAGCCGGCGCAGAATGAACGGCAGCATCGAGCCGGTGAGCGTGCCCCACATGACCACGCCGACCAGACTGCAGGCAACGGTGAGGCCGACGAGCATATAATGCTCGCCATAAAGGGCTTCGTTGTTGGGAATCAGTAATATTTGCAGGATGGCGATGGTGCCCAGGATGGAGCCCAGACCGAAACCGGAGACCAGCTCCCGCCGCATCACGCGCCACCAATCCCGCAGCCGAATCTCCTCCAGCGCCATGGCGCGGATCACCAGCGAGGCGGCCTGGGAGCCGGAATTGCCACCACTGCTGATGATGAGCGGGATGAACAGCGCCAGCACGACGGCACGCTCGATTTCACCCTCAAAGTATTTCATCGCGGCAGCCGTCAGGGTTTCCCCCAAAAAGAGCAGCGACAGCCACACCCCGCGTTTCCTCAACATGCTGAAAAAGCCGGTCTGGATGTAAGGTTCGTCGAGGGACTGCACGGCGGCCATCTTTTGAATGTCCTCCGTGGCTTCTTCTTCCACCACGTCGAGCATGTCGTCAACGGTGACGATGCCGAGCAGCACGCCTTCCGAGTCGGTGACCGGCAGCGCGACACGGTCGTATTTCTGCATCAATTTCGCGGCGTATTCGCGATCGTCGTAGGCGGAAAGTGAAACAAAATGGCGGTCCATGACTGTCGCCACGGCTTCGCTGGGATCGGCCAGGATGAGCTTGCGCAGGCGCACGTCATCGATGAGTTTGCCGGCATCATCGACCACATAGACGATGTTGATGGTTTCGGCATCCTTGCCATTTTGCCGCAGATGTTCGAGCGCCTTGCCGATGGTCCACTCCGGCTTGATGGCGACATATTCCGGCGTCATCAGGCGGCCGACACTTTCTTCGGGATAACCGAGCAGTTGCCGCGCTTCTTTGAGATCTTCGGGCGGGAGCAAATTCAGCAATTGCTGCGTCACCTGGGCGGGCATCTCTTCGAAAAGCACGGTGCGGTCATCGGGCGCCAGCTCGCGCAACAAGGCGCGGGTGTTGTCGGCGCTCAAACTTTGCAACAGGCGTTGCTGCTCTTCCGGGGGCAGATAGGCAAACACTTCCGCGGCTGTTTGGCGGGGCAGGAGTCGAAAGAGGATGGGTTGATCTTCCGCTGGCAGGCTGGTCAGCAGCTCGGCGATCTCCGGCGCTTCCCAGTCGGAGATGCCGTCCTTCAAACCCGAATAGGCCTTGTCACGAATCAGCTCCTGAATATCGGGAACCAGCAGTTCTTTCAGCATGACTCACCTCGCGACGATCCCAATGCGATGGGGCGAAAAAATGGCGTGAACATAGAAAGCATCTGCAAGAAAGTCAAGACTCGAGGCCAAAGCGCGCTCGAGCGGGCGAGGCAGTGGCGACACCCGCAACTTTGAGGCAGTGCAGTTGTTGGCGATGCTTGTTTCCCGGCGACGGGTGGCCCGCGAAAACCGGTGGATGCGGCTGGAAAACTACACCTGTCCGGAGGGTTTTGCGGAAAAAAGCAAGGGTGCTTTTGCGTCAACTGGTTGGCTTGTCCGCGGGTGGCAGTACCGCGAGGAAATCCGCTTGAATGCGGCGGCAATAGTCGTCCAGCAGAGTGAGCAAACGCTCGCGGTCTGGCGAACCCAAAACGAAGCCGACGTGATTTTTCTTGCGCAGGCGGTAAAAGATCTCCGGATCCTGATAGGCCGAGGTGTCGGGCCATTCCTGCCGGGCCAGCGAGATGATGACACCGCCATAGTCACGCCGGGTTTCCGGCAAGCGATACTCCTGCTCACCCTGCGCAATTTCGATTCTGGCCCATTGCGCCCAGAGATTGATGCCGGTGGCGGCTTGCACCATTTCGACAATGTTGGCGCCGCCCACGCGCGCCGCCGCTTCAAGAAAATAGAACCGGCCGTCGGTGGCGCTCTTGATGAACTCGATATGCGTCACCCCGCGCACCAGCCCCAGCGCGGCGATGACCCGGGCATTCTCCGCCTGCAGGGCGCGCGCCAGCGGCGAGCCGCGCAACACCGTGCGGGTGATAAACACCCCGCCTTCGTGGGCCACGTGCATCGGCGGCTGGGCATATTCATGCACCTCGGCAAATAC is a genomic window containing:
- the mgtE gene encoding magnesium transporter, with amino-acid sequence MLKELLVPDIQELIRDKAYSGLKDGISDWEAPEIAELLTSLPAEDQPILFRLLPRQTAAEVFAYLPPEEQQRLLQSLSADNTRALLRELAPDDRTVLFEEMPAQVTQQLLNLLPPEDLKEARQLLGYPEESVGRLMTPEYVAIKPEWTIGKALEHLRQNGKDAETINIVYVVDDAGKLIDDVRLRKLILADPSEAVATVMDRHFVSLSAYDDREYAAKLMQKYDRVALPVTDSEGVLLGIVTVDDMLDVVEEEATEDIQKMAAVQSLDEPYIQTGFFSMLRKRGVWLSLLFLGETLTAAAMKYFEGEIERAVVLALFIPLIISSGGNSGSQAASLVIRAMALEEIRLRDWWRVMRRELVSGFGLGSILGTIAILQILLIPNNEALYGEHYMLVGLTVACSLVGVVMWGTLTGSMLPFILRRLGFDPAVSSAPFVATLVDVTGLIIYFSVALLILGGTML